GAGGTGCTGGCATCCGTCGGTCCGCCATTATCATTGGCAAAAACAATCAACGTGTTTTCCCGAAGTCCCATCGCATCCAGGGCATCCAGAATACGGCCGATCGCGCGGTCCATCGACCACGTCAGCTGCGCCAGTTTACGGCGTTTCCCCTCCAGTGCCGAAAACAGCTCCGCATCCTTCGGATCCGGCTGAATCGGAGTGTGTACAGCGTTGAAAGAAACATAGACAAAGAAAGGATGCTCCCGGTTTCGCTCCATGAATTTAATCGCCTCATCTGCCAGCACATCGGTCAGATAATATTCCGGCTCCTTAAATGTACCCAATCCCCACTCCAGCCGATCTTCCGGACGGAAATCATCACCTTCTTTATACGCATAAAAACTTCGGGCTCCGCCGCGAAAACCGACAAATTCATCAAACCCGCGTTTCAACGGATGAAACCGGTCCGCATTGCCCTGATGCCACTTCCCGAAAACGGCGGTTTTATAGCCCCGTTCCTGCAGATAGTTTCCTACGGTTGGAACACCGGGCTGAAGACCCATATCATCACCCGTGGTTCCGTTGGGGCTCATATAGCCCGGAACATTGTTCTCCTCGAATCCCAGCTTCTGCTGATACATGCCCGTCAGCAGGCCCGCACGCGACGGGCCGCAAACGGCAGCCGACACATAAAACTGATTGAGCTTCACACCCTGTGTAACCAGTTCGTCCAAACAGGGCGTCTTAAAATGACGGCTCCCGTTGAAACCGAAGTCGGCATATCCCGCGTCATCCGAAAAAAGCAGAACAATATTCGGTTTACGGGCTGCAGCCGCCAGACAGGATAGGACCAGAAATAGAATAATCCGTTTCATCTCATTTTCCTGTTACTGAATAACAAGGGGCTTTTTCTTCGCCGCTTTGGCCTTAAGTTCATTGTAAAGATCCTCATACATCTGCAGCCGGTACTGCTGATAATCGTAGGCATGCAGCGGGACATTGGCCTGATTATCCGCATTCCATTCATTCCAGAGTTTTGCCAGCTCGGCCCGCGTTTCCGGTGCTTTATCGATCATGTTGGTTGATTCATACGGATCATTCACCATATCGAACACGCAGATTTCATTTTTCCAGTTATTCTTCACAAACTTGGCCTTCGGCGTCCGCACCGCCCAGGCCGTACTGTTGCGCTCGCGCCAATAAAGCGCGGCATGCGGTGAACCCTTCTTTTCCCCGTTGAGATAGGGAATCAGATTCACCCCGTCCAGCGGTTTTCCTGATGTATCCCCGCCGGCCAGTGCCACCGCCGTGGCCGTGATATCGAGCGATGAAACCAGCCCGTCGAAGGTTCCGCTTTTGGTCAGACCCTTCGGCCAATGTACGAAATACGGCACGTGAATACCGCCCTCCAGCCAGCTGGCTTTTCCCTGCAGAAACGGCCCGTTATCCGCCCAGTTTTCCGAAGGATTCCATGGCGGCGACCCAACCCCGCCGTTGTCCGACAGGAAAAAAATCAGTGTGTTTTCAAATTTTCCCGATTCCTTCAGCGCATCAACGACCCTACCGATGCCCTGGTCCATCTCATCAACCATCGCGGCATAGATCCGTCGGTTCCGGTCTTTGATATGATTATATTTTTCAATCGTTTCCTTTGGTGCCTCCAGCGGACTGTGCGGCGCATTATAGGCAAGATAGAGGCAGAACGGTTTTTCAGCCTCTTTAACAAACCGTGCGGCATCCCGGCTCAGCGCCGTGGTCAGATATTCATTGTATTCACCTATATTGTCATTCCGCAGCAATGGCAGGGAGGTCCCTTCGTTGGCCCCGTAATTGAGCTTTCCATTCTCCAGCACCAGCGGCATGGCGGTGGTCACTTCTTCCGGCCAGTAGGAATGCCCGCCGGACAGAAAACCGTAAAAATAATCAAACCCGCGGTTATTCGGATGATGATTCGGAGCGGCCCCGACATGCCACTTTCCGATAATCCCGGTTTTATAGCCCGCCGCCTGCAGTCGTTTTCCGAACGTCTTTTCTGACGGAGGTAATCCCATATGCATATCATACGGTGAATACGTAGCATTGATTTCCATGCCGAAACGGGCCTGATGCCGGCCGGTCAACAGACCGGCGCGCGACGGCCCGCAATAGGAATGCGTCACATAGCCGTTTTCACAGACCACGCCGTTTTCCGCCAGCGTATCGAGCACCGGGGTTTTAATTTCGGTCGAGCCGGTAAAACCGACATCGCCATAGCCGAGATCATCGGCCAGAATAATCAGAATGTTCGGACGTTCATCCGCTGCGGCCGAAAAGGTCAACAGACTCAGCACAACCGCTGTAATATATTTCACCATGGTATCGTCTCTCCATTTTCACTCAGGAACAGACCGCTCTGCTCCATGGATAATTTTTCAATGCTTTTCATAATTTCCGGCGCAGCCTCATCAACCCCCACCGGCGCTTCGGCCCCGCCCATATCCGTCTGCACCCAGCCGGGGCTGATCGCATAAACAGCGATACCCTCTTCCGCCAGCTGTACGGCGAGGCGGCGCGTCAGGATATTCAGTGCCGCTTTACTCATGGCATAGGCATCGAGGCCCTCGCGCGGATTCAGATTCAGTTCAAGCGAACCCATCCCCGAAGTCATATTCACCAGCTTTGATCCGGAATTCATTA
This sequence is a window from Pontiella agarivorans. Protein-coding genes within it:
- a CDS encoding sulfatase-like hydrolase/transferase, with translation MKRIILFLVLSCLAAAARKPNIVLLFSDDAGYADFGFNGSRHFKTPCLDELVTQGVKLNQFYVSAAVCGPSRAGLLTGMYQQKLGFEENNVPGYMSPNGTTGDDMGLQPGVPTVGNYLQERGYKTAVFGKWHQGNADRFHPLKRGFDEFVGFRGGARSFYAYKEGDDFRPEDRLEWGLGTFKEPEYYLTDVLADEAIKFMERNREHPFFVYVSFNAVHTPIQPDPKDAELFSALEGKRRKLAQLTWSMDRAIGRILDALDAMGLRENTLIVFANDNGGPTDASTSSNWPLSGCKATHLEGGIRVPGIVVWKGKLAAGVEYDKPLSTLDLLPTFINAAGGDACGIEGLDGVDMMPYLTGENQGRPHQTLYWKKENRGTIRDGDWKLLRFPDRPAELYNIEADPSERNNLAAEYPKKVAELYKKLFAWECTLERPKFMLKRLYEEKAMERLDQFRKQYP
- a CDS encoding sulfatase family protein; the protein is MVKYITAVVLSLLTFSAAADERPNILIILADDLGYGDVGFTGSTEIKTPVLDTLAENGVVCENGYVTHSYCGPSRAGLLTGRHQARFGMEINATYSPYDMHMGLPPSEKTFGKRLQAAGYKTGIIGKWHVGAAPNHHPNNRGFDYFYGFLSGGHSYWPEEVTTAMPLVLENGKLNYGANEGTSLPLLRNDNIGEYNEYLTTALSRDAARFVKEAEKPFCLYLAYNAPHSPLEAPKETIEKYNHIKDRNRRIYAAMVDEMDQGIGRVVDALKESGKFENTLIFFLSDNGGVGSPPWNPSENWADNGPFLQGKASWLEGGIHVPYFVHWPKGLTKSGTFDGLVSSLDITATAVALAGGDTSGKPLDGVNLIPYLNGEKKGSPHAALYWRERNSTAWAVRTPKAKFVKNNWKNEICVFDMVNDPYESTNMIDKAPETRAELAKLWNEWNADNQANVPLHAYDYQQYRLQMYEDLYNELKAKAAKKKPLVIQ